The sequence below is a genomic window from Fulvitalea axinellae.
ATTTGGCAGGACGACCTTACATCCTCGAAATAAACGTCCACATTCCACTCGTTTCGTCTTTCGATCAATTGCATTTCCACATATTGGCTTATAAACCAAAAATCTTTTGACAGCGGAACTCTGGTTTTGTCGCATTCCGTCAACATATAACGCATAAGATTAGACAGCTTCGTAACGGTAGTCGCCGCCATCGGATCGTTTTGGAAGGCCAACGAATAAATGTTGTTCAACGCGTTGAATAAGAAGTGCGGATTGATTCTCGCCTTTAGGAACTGCAGTTCGTGTTTCAGTCTTTCTTTCTCCAAAATCAGCATTTGCTTCTCCATAGTCCGGGCTTCCATTGCGTTTACCAAGTGAATGGCGTAAACGAAAAAGAATGTCCACATCGGGCCCAACATCCAAGCGTCAAAACCCTGCAACCGTTCGAGGTCATAACCCGGAAGCAACGGGTTCAATTCCAACCATAAAAAAAGCACAAAGGTGATCACATAAACTGGGAATATGATATGGGACCTCTTCTTCTTGAAACGAAGTATGGTAAAGTACGCTCCATAAAAACAGACTAATTGAACCAATATAAAATAGGTGGACAACGAAAGTCCCCGAGCTACGCCGTAAGCCAGCACCGTGTCCCTTACCGAGAATGTCCCTGTAACCAACCATAATATTAAGTGGTAAAAGACATCTCTTCTCTTTTGAATAAATTCCCGCATTTGCCGTGATTTTCCGCTAATGAAGTAATCTCTTTTCACTATTTCCAATAATTTCTACCAATCGATGTAATTCATAAGCGAGCGCCCCATTATTCCCTACGAATGGAAAATCAACACTTAAAAACACGCTCCATTGCATTTTAAGGCGCATTCGCCACGAGATTCCCGTTGGCCGTAGATTTTTTTTGACTTCGCTTCACAACACCTTGATATTCGGCCCCATCAACTAATACAAGGCCAAGCCTATGAAGAAAATTCTCATCATCGCCATTATATGCGCAAGTTCCCTCACCCGAGCCGTCTCGCAAACCCAAGCGCCATCAAGCTTGCGGGATTGCCTGAAAATAGCCTTGGAAAGAAGCCACTCCGTGGCCAAAGCGGAACTCGAAACCGAAAAAGCGGAACAAAAGATAAAAGAAACGCTAAGCTCAGGCCTCCCTCAAATCGAAGGGCAAGCCTCCGTTATAAATAACCTTCGCGTGCCAGTCACCATGATGCCCGGCGAACTGGTGGGTGCTTCCGGAGTGGTTCCCGTCGCTATGGGAACCAAGTACACTGGCGAAGCGTATGCCCAAGCTACCCAATTGCTTTACAGCCACGATTTCTGGATAGGCGTCAAAGCCAGCAAGAAAGCCAAAGAGCTGTACAAAATCCAAAAAGCCCGAACCGTAGAAGAGGTAATATACCAAATCGCGGGAGCGTATTACAAATGGCTCAGGTTCGGCGACCAAGCAGACGCCCTCAAAGACAATATCGAGAAAATGGAAAAGGTCATCAAAGCCCAACACGGCTTTACCCAACAAGGCCTGGCCCATAAACTTGACGAAAACCGGCTGAAGGTAAAACTATCGAACCTAAACGTAAGCAGAAACGAGTTGCTAACGGCCGAAGCCACGCAACTCAACCTAATCAAACTGTATATGGGGCTTAGGACCACCGAGTCTCTGAACCTTCAAAAAGAACCCATGGGTGCCGAAGGCCTCGTTCTGCAGCCATTGCTAGACGAACCTGACTTCTCAAAACGGCCAGACATCAGGCTTTTGAAAAAACAGTTCGAACTCAAGGAGCTTGAGAAACAATCGATTGCCGCCAAGTATTATCCCAGCTTGGTTGCGGTCGGCAATCTCAAGACCCAAGCGCAAAGGGAGGAGTTTAACATTTTCGGTGACCGGAAATGGTTCTCCTCATCCTTTGTCGGGATCCAACTCAACATTCCCATCTTCGACGGGATGAAAAAAAGGGCCCAATCCAAACAAGTAAAAATCGAAATCGAACAACTGGGACACGACCTTCAGTTCGCCGGCCAATCGGCCAATGTCGAGATCCAAAACGCCAAGCGACAACTTAGGGACGCTTACCAAAACGTTTTGGCCCAAAAAGAAAATCTCCGTCTGGCAGAAGACGTATTCACGCAAACAGAAGCCCGATACAAGGCCCAAGTAGCCTCGCTCACCGACCTGCTGAACGCTGAAGTCACCCTTCGGGAATCCCAAAACTCCCTTTACAGCCAAAACCTCAAGCTCAAGGAAGCCGGCTTGGATGTGCTGAAAGCCGAAGGCCGGCTTACGACTCTTGTAGAAACCCCCTAAGACCGAAAGCAACTGAGACATGAAAAAGAAAATAATAAACATCGGCGTCGCCGCCACATTGATCGCCGCCTCGGGGTGGAAGCTTTACAGCAATATGGATGCACAGGCGCAAGTAACGGAGTTTGTATCTCGCAGAACAATAAAATTCCCCGTGAAAACAGCCATCGCCAAATACAAGGAACTGGCCAAAGCGCTAAAATCCGAAGGCCGGATACATCCGTTCAAAGAGTTGGCCCTCAAATCCGAAACCATCGGTAAGGTATCAAGGATCTACAAGAAAAAAGGTGATTGGGTAAAACAAGGCGACTTGATCCTCCAAACGGAGAATAGTTCCTTGTATGCCAGATTGCTCGCCGCCGAAGCCAATCACAAACAAAACAAACACGACCTGTCCAGATACGAAGAACTTTTCAGACAGGAAGCCATCACCCAACAACAGCTTGAGCAAGCGCAAGTGAAAGCGATAATGGCCGAATCGGAATGGGTAATGGCCAAGAAAAGGTATCAAGACTCAAGAATCACCGCCCCTATCGACGGCATGATCAACGAGGATTACTTCGAAGTGGGCGAATTGCTCGCCAACGGGGCGCCAGTCTGCGACTTGGTTAACAACAGTCAGGTGAAACTCAAAGTAAAACTCGCCGAGCAGGAAATAAACAGAATTTCCGAAGGCCAAACCGTAAGGGTTAAGGTCCCGCTCTTCCCTGACGAAACTATCAATGCGGAAGTACTCACTGTCGCCGTCAAAGCCGATGACGCATACCGTTATGAAGTTGTAATACTTATCCAAAACCCTGAAGGGAAACTCCGTTCGGGCATGTTCGCATCCTGCGAATTCGATTTCGAACCACAACGAACGCTCGTCATTCCCCGAGAGGCGCTGGTGGACGGTTTCAAATCACCGAAGGTCTATGTTTATGAGAACGGCAAAGTCAAGATGCGGAAAATAACCGTGAGGCCGGAAAGGTTCGGCGACGACGTGGCCGTGACCAACGGCCTGCGCGAAGGCCAATCGGTCGTAACTGACGGCATTTTTAACCTGAAAGACGGCATGGACGTCGAAAAAATCTGACACGGCAAGAAAGCGTATGAAAATCACAGAAATATCAATCAACAGGTCTTCGATCGTCGTCGTGATATTCACGATACTGATCGGCGCCGGCCTCTTGTGTTACCAACAACTCGGCTACGAACTGGTGCCGGAAGTAGTCCGGCCCACGATGACGATCGTAACGGTTTACCCCGGCGCCGCTCCCGACGAAGTGGAAACCAACGTCACGGAGAAAATTGAGAAATCGCTCTCAAAACTCGCCGACGTCTACAAGGTCGTGTCCAACTCTTATGAAAACTTCTCAATCATCTCCGTAGAGATGAGCTACGAAACGGACATTGACCAAGCTATACAAAAAGCAACCAATTACATCAACACCGTTAAGGCCGAAATGCCACCGAGTATTTCCGAACCTTTGATCGAAAAGCGAGGAATATCCGACCTTCCCGTGATCATGGGAGGCGTAAGCTCCGATCTGCCCAAAACGGAATTTTACGACTTGCTGGACAAAAGGCTCAAACCGAAACTGCAAGCCGTTTACGGCGTAGCCAAGCTGAAGCTGGTCGGCGGACAGAAAAGGGAAATCCAAGTCAACATCGACAAAGAGAAGCTCACTACCTTCGGCCTGTCGCTCGGGCAAATCAGCCAAGCGCTGGAGTACTCAAATATGGAAGTGCCTGCCGGCAAAATCAAAAACGACGAAAAACAAAGCACCATACGGGTCCGGGGCAAATTCGCCGACGTGGACGAAATCCGCCAACTCGTAATCGTGGACAGCGAGAAAACAGGGAAGATTAAGCTTTCGGATGTTGCCGAAATCCTGGACGGAATCCAAGACAACGAAATCATCACCCGGATTAACGGAACGGAATCCGTCGGCCTTCAATTTCTCAAACAGTCAGGAGCAAATGCTGTGGAGATGAGCGCAAAAGTCCGGGAATCCATGAAAGTTCTGGAAGATGAATTCAAGGACATTAACCTTTCGTTCACTGTTTTCAACGACACCACCGATTACACTATCCTTGCGGCCGACGCCGTAATGCACGATTTGCAGATCGCCGTACTATTGGTGGCGGCGGTTATGTTGCTTTTCCTGCACAGCCTGCGCAACGCCCTGATCACTATGGTGGCTGTTCCCGCTTCGCTGATCTCGACTTTCTCCGTGATTTACCTCGCCGGTTACAGCCTCAACCTGATGACGATGCTCGGGCTTTCGCTGGTAGTGGGTATCCTTGTGGATGACGCCATCATCGTGATCGAGAATATCCATAGCCATATGGAAAAAGGTAAATCCGCCAGACAAGCCTCTCTGGACGCCATTAGGGAGATCGCGCTTACCGTTTCGTCCATTACATTGGTTATTGTCGTCGTTTTCTTGCCTTTGGGACTTACCGGCGGTATGGTCGGGCTAATGTTCTCACAATTCAGCCTTGTGGTTGGGTTCTCCACTATGATGAGCCTTTTGGTGGCGTTTACTCTGGTTCCGTTTATGTCATCTAGATTCGCCCGCCACGAAACCTTGGACCCCGCTACAATCAGCGGAAAAATCTTCGGAGGATTCGAAAAGATCATCAACGCCATGATCGACGCCTTTACCAGCATTCTGCTTTGGGCGCTGAATCACAAAACGCTCACTATCGGAGTCACTATAGTCGCGTTTTTCGGTTCGACTTTGTTGCTTAGCAAAGGGTTTATCGGAACGGAAGCTTTTGCCCAAGGCGACCGGGGAGAATTTTCCATACAGGTGGAACTCCCTAAGTCCTCAAGTCCGAAAGCCACAAATATGGTCTCTCAGCAAATTGAGACATACCTGAACACATTGCCCGAAGTCAATGACATCAACACTGTCATCGGCACAAAAGAAACCGACGAAGAAGGCCAGTCACGCGCCTATTATTTATATATAAGCGTGCAGCTCAAGGAAGAGAGAGAGCTGTCTTCGGCCCTCTTTGCACATAAGACCAGGCTGGAACTGGAGAGCAAAATCCCGGGAGCGACCATCACCACTGTACCTGTCGATATGTTTGGCCAAGCCAATGCGTACAAGATCAAACTGATATTCCAAGGCAGTGATTTACAAGAATTGTTGTCTTATGCCGAAAGCGTAAAAACGGCGGTAGACACAATTCCCGGAATAATCCGGACAAAAAACTCACTGGAAAAAGGCGCCCCGGAGGTTAACGTAAAATTCAACCGGGAAAAGCTCGCCACACTAGGCCTAAGCGTAGGCGAAGTGGGCATGCAAATGCGTACGGCCTTCGAGGGTGACCGCAAGACAAAATTCAAAGTAGGAAACAAGGAATATGATATCCGGGTAAGGCTGGACAATTTCGACCGGAAAAGCGCCGAAAGCGTGGCCAGCCTTCCGTTCAGCAACCGTGACGGACAGGTTTTCAAACTCAAACAATTCGCCGAAATCTATGATGGCGATGGTCTCAGCCAGCTTGACCGCTATGACAAGCTACCGTCGGTTACCGTTAACGTGCAAGTGGCCGGAAGGCCCTCAGGTACCGTGGGAGAGGAAATCAAGCAAGTAATCGCCAAACTGGACAAGCCTTCGGGTATCAAGACCGTTTACGGCGGAGACCTTGAGATGCAAGGCGAAAGTTTCGGCCGGATGGGTTATGCCTTCCTGATTTCGCTGGCTCTTGTTTACCTGATTATGGTCGCCCTTTACGACTCATATATCACGCCACTAGTGGTTCTATGTTCCATCCCATTGGCCATCATCGGCGCTTTGCTCGCCTTGGCGTTGGCCAAACAAACGCTCAGTATATTTACTATTCTGGGTATCATAATGCTGATTGGTCTGGTTGCCAAAAACGCTATCATGCTTGTGGATTTCGCCAACGAAGCCCTGAAAAAAGGCATGCAGCTAACTGACGCTTTGGTTTACGCTACCAAGGCGCGTTTTCGCCCCATATTTATGACTACCATAGCCATGGTTGTGGGCATGACACCAATCGCATTATCCACGGGGGCCGGTTCGGCTTGGAAAAACGGCTTGGCCTGGGCCTTGATCGGAGGGCTTAGCAGTTCGATGGTGCTAACCCTTATCGTGGTCCCCGTGATTTTCTATATCGCGTACAATATCCGCAACAGAAATCTCAACCCTGCATAACCATAAAAACTAAACATTGAAGGAGGGAAATTCCTAAGTCTCAAAAATTGTTTTATTCCCTCTAGTGCAAAAGCTTCCCGCAATGCGGTGAAGCTTTTCTTTTTTCACAAAAAGCTGTTTTTCACAAATATAAAATATAGCTATTCCACAAAATTGCGCTAATCACATTCGAAGAATCCAAAAAAAGAAAACACTTATAACTATTAGTAAGTAAGACTTTCCATCAGGCAGAAAAAAATTTACGCTAAACTAAACGCCAAGGATATGGAACACGCAAGTATCGCATTTCAAATCATAATATTCCTCGGTTTGGTCAACGTTTGGCTCATACGCAGATACCGCCCCAGCCAGTGGCGTGGAAAAGGCGCCAAAAGTCTCAAGGAGGAATTCGAGGCTTATGGGTTACCTCTTTGGTTTATGAAAGCCATCGGTGTTTTGAAACTGACTTTGGGTGCCTTATTGGTTCTTGGCTTGTGGGTGCCTGCCGTGGTAAAGCCCGCCGCGTTCGGACTGGCCATACTGATGGTGGGAGCTATCGCAATGCACGCCAAAGTCAATGATCCCGCCGGAAGGTCCGTACCCGCCATCATCATGTTATTGATGTCGTTAGTCGTGGCCGCCGCATAGCTAATGTTAAGTCCCATTAAATTTATAGCAATACAATTATCCGTTTCGTTCTCCATACAAAAGAACCGACAGCTCTAAAGAGTCTGTCGGTTTTACATGGTAAACCGCTGTGTTTTTTACGAGTGTTGCGTTGATTGTTGATACCCCTATCTTTAAACCTATATCGCAACATGGTAATCTAAACGGCAGCTAGTTCAGGTCGTTTGATATGGTCTTCAAATGCCGAAAGCGCCGCCTTGGACCCCTCGCCCATCGCTACCACAATTTGTTTGTAAGGCACTACCGTTACGTCGCCGGCGGCGTAAATGCCCGGTACGCTGGTTCGGCAAGCCGGGTCAATCTCTATTTCGCCACGGCCGTTGGTGCTTACTATTTCTTTGAATACTCCACTGTTGGGAGTCAAACCTATCTGCACAAACACGCCGTCCACCGACACGTTTTCTTTTGAGCCGGATTTTCGGTCGTCGTACTTCAGGCCGGTAACTTTTTTTCCGTCTCCTATGATTTCTGTCGTGGCCGCGCCGGTAACTATCCGGACATTTCCCATCGAGGCCAATTTGTCTTGCAATACCTGATCGCCGCGGAGTTGGTGGTCAAATTCCAATACCGTCACTTCGGAAGCTATATTGGCCAAATCAATCGCCGCTTCCAGCCCGGAATTGCCTCCGCCTATCACGGCCACTTTCTTTCCTTTGTAAAACGGGCCGTCGCAGTGGGTGCAGAACGCCACCCCACGGCCGATGTATTCGCTTTCGCCGGGTACGCCCAGCTTTCTCCAACTGGCACCCGTGGTGATAATCAACGAGGGCGCCGTAAAGGTTTCGTCCAATGATGTTTTAATTTCTTTGATATCTCCGCCGTCGCTGACTTCCGTAACGCGGCGGTTTTCCAAAATATCGATATCATAATCGTTCAGATGCGCCGCAAATCCGGCCGAAAGATCTTTGCCCGTTGTCTTCGAAACGGAAATCATGTTTTCGATATCCACCGTCTCACGGACCTGGCCTCCGATATTTTCGGCCACCAATGCCACCGAAAAACCTTTGCGGGCGGCGTAAATGGAAGCCGAAACTCCGGCCGGGCCTCCGCCCACCACCATTACGTCATAGGCTTTGGCAGGCAATGGCTCCTGTGTTTCCACAGCTTCCTCCTTGCCCACTTTATCCTCAAGTTTTTGGAGAAGTTCGCCCATACTCGATCTTCCCACATGAAATTGCTCGCCGTCTACAAATACAGTCGGAACGGCCTGAACGTTATGTTCCTCTATTTCGTCTTGATACAATCCGCCGTCCACGATTTCGTGCTTTATGTTCGGATTGACGATAGACAACACGTTCAGCGCCTGTACCACATCCGGACAATTGGTACATGTGAGCGAGATATAACTGCGCACACGTACTTCGCCCTTCAATGACTGGATTTTCCTCGTTACCGATTCGTCCGGCAGGTTTTTGCCCACGCCTTCCATATTCAGCACGGCCAAAAGCAAAGTAGTGAATTCATGACCGTTTGGAATAGCCCGGAAGCGAACCGACGTTTCCTCTCCGTTTTTAAGGATATCGAAAGCCAAGTCTTTTCCTTCATAAACTTCCACGTCTATTCTCTCAGAACATTCGGCCACCGATTCCAAAAACTGGACAAACTCGTCGCGCTTGGCGTGTGTTTCAGATGCGGTTACCTTAAAGGTATAGCTGTTTTTCAGAGTCGAGAAAAGGCTTGTAACTTGAGATTTGAGGGCTTGGTCTAGCATAGGAATACGGTTTTGGTATTTGGTCTTGGGTATTAAGTATTAGGTAGTTGATGTGCTTAGTTTGTTAGTTCGTGGGTGATAATTCGTTCGATTGATAAATTTTCAAATGGCTTCCGAGCAGTCTATTTACGCTTTACTATTTACTTTATATTTCTTAATCAGGGTGTTGTGTATCCAGGTTAATAGTTTTGGTGAACTTTGAACCGGGATAGGCTAGTCTCAGGTGATTTTTTGGAGAGAAGTATTAGGTATCGGATTTCGATTTAATAATTGAATACCGGATACCTAATACCCAAGACCACAGATCCAATCAGGTTTAGATCTTACCTACAAGGTCAATACTTGGCTTCAGGGTTTCCGCACCTTCTTTCCATTTGGCCGGGCAAACCTCTGACGGGTTGTTGGCCACAAACTGAAGGGCTTTCACTCTGCGGAGCAGTTCCTCGGCGTTACGGCCCACATTTCCGGCAACCACTTCGTAGGCTACAATCTCGCCTTCAGGGTTTACGACGAAAGTGCCGCGCTCGGCCAAACCTTCCTCTTCGATCATAACGTCGAATCCTCTTGACAATACTCCCGTAGGATCGGCGAGCATCGGGTATCCGATTTTCTTGATGGTGTCGGAAGTGTCGTGCCACGCTTTGTGAACGAAGTGAGTGTCGGTGGAAACCGAGTAGATCTCGGCGCCTATGCCCTTGAACTCTTCGTAAAGATCAGCGAGATCTTCAAGTTCCGTAGGACACACGAAAGTGAAGTCGGCCGGGTAGAAGAAGAATACCGACCACTTGCCCAAAACGTCTTTTTTCTCAACGGTTTCGAAACCTTGGTTCTGGTAAGCCTGCACTTTGAAATCTACGATTTGTTTTCCGATCTGTGACATTGTCTTTGTGTTTTTGCTTTTGCTTTGTGATTAACTACATGACAAAGGTGCGATGAAAATATCATAGATGAAAACAGGTGATATCAATGGGTTGATTGATGATATCAATGTATATTTGTTTTGGAAACAATAACGTGATTGGAAATGCAGGAAGGCAAAGCAGGCCTCTTGTCTATATGTAACTTAATTATCTACATTTAAAATACGGTATCCCGAAACCACTGACATTTTGCTATAAACAAACTCCGGTGTTACTTTTTGAAAGATCAAAAAGTAACCAAAAAATCTCTCAAATACGGCTACAAATTTTTCTTCCATCCAAAAGCCTTGCGGTTATGGAAGAAAAATAAAGGCCTGAAATTAGTTTTTTGGAATGCATTAGAATCAATAATAGAGCAGGCCTGTGAAGCGAATAAAACAAGGCTAATTCTGTTCATGCGTATACTCTTTACGCTTTTACTCTATACTCTTTACTGAACCTAAACCATGAACCTTCAACAACTGGAATACATATCGGCGGTAAACAAGCTCAGGCATTTTGGCGAAGCGGCCAAGCATTGCGGCGTTACGCAACCTACCCTCAGCCAAATGATTCAGAAGCTTGAGCAGGAACTGAACGTAACGATTTTCAATAGGGCGAAACAACCTGTGGAACCCACCGCCACGGGTGAGAAACTCATCAGGCAAGCGGAAAAGACCCTGCGTGAGATGCGGCGCATGGAAGAAATAGTGGATTATGAAACTGAAAAACTCGATGGCCCGCTGAAGATTGGCGTTATTCCCACTCTGGCAAATTACCTGGTGCCGGACCTGATCAGCGTATTCCGCAAAGAATATCCGCTGGTGGAAATGGGCGTAACGGAAATGCACACGGCCAACCTAATAAAAGCCTTGGAGCGAGACGAACTGGATATGTTTATCGCCGCAACGCCATTGGAGCAGCCAGACTTTTTCGAGATTCCCGTTTACTACGAACGTTTCGTGGCTTACTTCCACCCCGACCATCCGCTTATCGACAAACCCCTTTCGGCCGACGATATGCCTAAAAAAAGCTTATGGGTATTGCAGGAAGGCCACTGTATGCGCAGTCAGCTTTTTAACTTTTGTACGAAGAAAAACTATAATCGGACCTTCGAGGCCGGCAGTATCGATACGCTGATACGTATTGTCGACAAAAACGGCGGCTATTCCGTGATACCGGAACTTCATACCCACTTTTTGAGCGAGGAACAGAAGAAAAATATCCGCCCGATCGACAATCCTCCGGCCGTACGCGAGGTGTCTATCGTAATCAAAGCCGACTTTATCCGCGAACGCCTGATCAACGCCGTGGCCGACTCCGTCAAAGCCGTTATCCCGGAACATATGCTGGACGAGAGGATGAAGAAATTTTCGATTAAACTTTGAGTTAGTAAAGAGTACACAGTAAAGCGTAAAGAGGCCGAATCGTTGGAATCAGAAGCGTAAATGAAAGTCTCTTTGTGCTTTACAATTCGATTTTCATCGCATCTCTCCC
It includes:
- a CDS encoding hydrogen peroxide-inducible genes activator, coding for MNLQQLEYISAVNKLRHFGEAAKHCGVTQPTLSQMIQKLEQELNVTIFNRAKQPVEPTATGEKLIRQAEKTLREMRRMEEIVDYETEKLDGPLKIGVIPTLANYLVPDLISVFRKEYPLVEMGVTEMHTANLIKALERDELDMFIAATPLEQPDFFEIPVYYERFVAYFHPDHPLIDKPLSADDMPKKSLWVLQEGHCMRSQLFNFCTKKNYNRTFEAGSIDTLIRIVDKNGGYSVIPELHTHFLSEEQKKNIRPIDNPPAVREVSIVIKADFIRERLINAVADSVKAVIPEHMLDERMKKFSIKL
- a CDS encoding efflux RND transporter permease subunit, which produces MKITEISINRSSIVVVIFTILIGAGLLCYQQLGYELVPEVVRPTMTIVTVYPGAAPDEVETNVTEKIEKSLSKLADVYKVVSNSYENFSIISVEMSYETDIDQAIQKATNYINTVKAEMPPSISEPLIEKRGISDLPVIMGGVSSDLPKTEFYDLLDKRLKPKLQAVYGVAKLKLVGGQKREIQVNIDKEKLTTFGLSLGQISQALEYSNMEVPAGKIKNDEKQSTIRVRGKFADVDEIRQLVIVDSEKTGKIKLSDVAEILDGIQDNEIITRINGTESVGLQFLKQSGANAVEMSAKVRESMKVLEDEFKDINLSFTVFNDTTDYTILAADAVMHDLQIAVLLVAAVMLLFLHSLRNALITMVAVPASLISTFSVIYLAGYSLNLMTMLGLSLVVGILVDDAIIVIENIHSHMEKGKSARQASLDAIREIALTVSSITLVIVVVFLPLGLTGGMVGLMFSQFSLVVGFSTMMSLLVAFTLVPFMSSRFARHETLDPATISGKIFGGFEKIINAMIDAFTSILLWALNHKTLTIGVTIVAFFGSTLLLSKGFIGTEAFAQGDRGEFSIQVELPKSSSPKATNMVSQQIETYLNTLPEVNDINTVIGTKETDEEGQSRAYYLYISVQLKEERELSSALFAHKTRLELESKIPGATITTVPVDMFGQANAYKIKLIFQGSDLQELLSYAESVKTAVDTIPGIIRTKNSLEKGAPEVNVKFNREKLATLGLSVGEVGMQMRTAFEGDRKTKFKVGNKEYDIRVRLDNFDRKSAESVASLPFSNRDGQVFKLKQFAEIYDGDGLSQLDRYDKLPSVTVNVQVAGRPSGTVGEEIKQVIAKLDKPSGIKTVYGGDLEMQGESFGRMGYAFLISLALVYLIMVALYDSYITPLVVLCSIPLAIIGALLALALAKQTLSIFTILGIIMLIGLVAKNAIMLVDFANEALKKGMQLTDALVYATKARFRPIFMTTIAMVVGMTPIALSTGAGSAWKNGLAWALIGGLSSSMVLTLIVVPVIFYIAYNIRNRNLNPA
- a CDS encoding DoxX family protein, translated to MEHASIAFQIIIFLGLVNVWLIRRYRPSQWRGKGAKSLKEEFEAYGLPLWFMKAIGVLKLTLGALLVLGLWVPAVVKPAAFGLAILMVGAIAMHAKVNDPAGRSVPAIIMLLMSLVVAAA
- a CDS encoding TolC family protein; the protein is MKKILIIAIICASSLTRAVSQTQAPSSLRDCLKIALERSHSVAKAELETEKAEQKIKETLSSGLPQIEGQASVINNLRVPVTMMPGELVGASGVVPVAMGTKYTGEAYAQATQLLYSHDFWIGVKASKKAKELYKIQKARTVEEVIYQIAGAYYKWLRFGDQADALKDNIEKMEKVIKAQHGFTQQGLAHKLDENRLKVKLSNLNVSRNELLTAEATQLNLIKLYMGLRTTESLNLQKEPMGAEGLVLQPLLDEPDFSKRPDIRLLKKQFELKELEKQSIAAKYYPSLVAVGNLKTQAQREEFNIFGDRKWFSSSFVGIQLNIPIFDGMKKRAQSKQVKIEIEQLGHDLQFAGQSANVEIQNAKRQLRDAYQNVLAQKENLRLAEDVFTQTEARYKAQVASLTDLLNAEVTLRESQNSLYSQNLKLKEAGLDVLKAEGRLTTLVETP
- a CDS encoding efflux RND transporter periplasmic adaptor subunit; the protein is MKKKIINIGVAATLIAASGWKLYSNMDAQAQVTEFVSRRTIKFPVKTAIAKYKELAKALKSEGRIHPFKELALKSETIGKVSRIYKKKGDWVKQGDLILQTENSSLYARLLAAEANHKQNKHDLSRYEELFRQEAITQQQLEQAQVKAIMAESEWVMAKKRYQDSRITAPIDGMINEDYFEVGELLANGAPVCDLVNNSQVKLKVKLAEQEINRISEGQTVRVKVPLFPDETINAEVLTVAVKADDAYRYEVVILIQNPEGKLRSGMFASCEFDFEPQRTLVIPREALVDGFKSPKVYVYENGKVKMRKITVRPERFGDDVAVTNGLREGQSVVTDGIFNLKDGMDVEKI
- the ahpC gene encoding alkyl hydroperoxide reductase subunit C, which produces MSQIGKQIVDFKVQAYQNQGFETVEKKDVLGKWSVFFFYPADFTFVCPTELEDLADLYEEFKGIGAEIYSVSTDTHFVHKAWHDTSDTIKKIGYPMLADPTGVLSRGFDVMIEEEGLAERGTFVVNPEGEIVAYEVVAGNVGRNAEELLRRVKALQFVANNPSEVCPAKWKEGAETLKPSIDLVGKI
- a CDS encoding sensor histidine kinase, with translation MREFIQKRRDVFYHLILWLVTGTFSVRDTVLAYGVARGLSLSTYFILVQLVCFYGAYFTILRFKKKRSHIIFPVYVITFVLFLWLELNPLLPGYDLERLQGFDAWMLGPMWTFFFVYAIHLVNAMEARTMEKQMLILEKERLKHELQFLKARINPHFLFNALNNIYSLAFQNDPMAATTVTKLSNLMRYMLTECDKTRVPLSKDFWFISQYVEMQLIERRNEWNVDVYFEDVRSSCQIAPLVLINFVENAFKHSDLDSNPKGWISVSGFVEEEELIFTVANTCGNGARAGLERETGEGIVNSKRQLELNYPNKHSLQIDTKNGEFKVSLSIKLM
- the ahpF gene encoding alkyl hydroperoxide reductase subunit F; protein product: MLDQALKSQVTSLFSTLKNSYTFKVTASETHAKRDEFVQFLESVAECSERIDVEVYEGKDLAFDILKNGEETSVRFRAIPNGHEFTTLLLAVLNMEGVGKNLPDESVTRKIQSLKGEVRVRSYISLTCTNCPDVVQALNVLSIVNPNIKHEIVDGGLYQDEIEEHNVQAVPTVFVDGEQFHVGRSSMGELLQKLEDKVGKEEAVETQEPLPAKAYDVMVVGGGPAGVSASIYAARKGFSVALVAENIGGQVRETVDIENMISVSKTTGKDLSAGFAAHLNDYDIDILENRRVTEVSDGGDIKEIKTSLDETFTAPSLIITTGASWRKLGVPGESEYIGRGVAFCTHCDGPFYKGKKVAVIGGGNSGLEAAIDLANIASEVTVLEFDHQLRGDQVLQDKLASMGNVRIVTGAATTEIIGDGKKVTGLKYDDRKSGSKENVSVDGVFVQIGLTPNSGVFKEIVSTNGRGEIEIDPACRTSVPGIYAAGDVTVVPYKQIVVAMGEGSKAALSAFEDHIKRPELAAV